A genomic window from Silene latifolia isolate original U9 population chromosome Y, ASM4854445v1, whole genome shotgun sequence includes:
- the LOC141627905 gene encoding uncharacterized protein LOC141627905 has product MGSLGAAKLSKGIGLDRVTGYTPAECYEWLKETRPSVQWSKVIWNAWVIPKHQFMGWLVAHGALNTNDKLVQHGMEVDDKCYLCGQSEECLNHLFLDCLYSKKVIHSLQNETRCQFPVNNVLDWCVARRGTKVQQGVQAVVVLGAIYQVWCQRNKCKMDKMLVRPEKLTLCIMEEVKSRIIGQDKLQMNLADLDWLKHMNIM; this is encoded by the exons ATGGGTTCACTGGGTGCAGCAAAATTATCTAAAGGGATAGGATTGGATAGA GTAACTGGTTACACTCCTGCAGAGTGCTATGAATGGCTCAAGGAGACCAGACCTTCAGTTCAATGGAGTAAGGTGATATGGAATGCCTGGGTTATACCTAAACACCAGTTTATGGGATGGTTGGTTGCTCATGGGGCTCTGAACACTAATGATAAACTGGTGCAGCATGGTATGGAGGTCGATGACAAGTGCTACTTATGTGGACAGTCTGAGGAATGCTTAAACCATCTGTTTCTTGATTGTCTATACAGCAAGAAGGTTATTCATTCCCTGCAGAATGAGACCAGATGCCAGTTCCCTGTGAACAATGTGCTTGACTGGTGCGTTGCCAGGAGAGGTACCAAAGTTCAGCAGGGAGTACAGGCAGTTGTGGTGTTGGGAGCAATTTATCAGGTCTGGTGTCAAAGGAACAAATGCAAGATGGACAAGATGTTGGTAAGGCCAGAGAAGCTAACATTGTGTATCATGGAGGAGGTGAAGTCCAGGATTATAGGACAAGATAAGCTACAAATGAACTTGGCTGATTTAGATTGGTTGAAGCATATGAATATCATGTAA